The DNA region CCACGCACCCTCGGTGACAACCAGCGCCCCGCCCGCCACATTCTTCGAATCCCGCACACCCACGCGCCCGGGAGCGAACGCGATCTCGACGCACTCCTCGTCGTCAAGCTCGCCGCCGCCGCCGCTAAGGCTGGACTTCCGCCACTCCGTGTGACCAAGATCCATTTCGTTTCGCCTTCACTCGGAATTCCGCCTCAAGCCGCCTCAGGAACTTCACCGTTTCGGCTGAAGGAAAGGCAACCCGAAGCAGCGTATCCGACATCTCACGGTACTTCGAGATCAAGGCTGTGTTGTCGAGAAACATCCACGAGTGGAGGTGATCGAAGCGCATCACGGCGTCGCCCTTGGCGAAGTCCATCATGATGTAGGGGCCAGTCAGACCAGGGTGAACTCCGTGGTCGAACGGGATCACTCGGACATCGACGTTGGGCAGCTCGTTGACGTTGAGGATGTGTTGGATCTGGTCGGCCATCAGTTCGTCGCTGCCTGCTCTGCGGCGCAACGCCATCTCATCGATGATGGCGAGGTACGACGGAGCGCTTCGCTTCACGAGCACCCGCTGGCGGGCCAGACGGCCTTTGACTACATCCTCAACCCGAGCAGGGGCTGCGCCGCTAATCATCGCGATGGTTCGCATGTAGTCGGCGGTCTGGAGCAGGCCGGGAACGCGCAGCATGGAGCCATGGGCGATGTGGGTGGCCTCGGCCTCGAAGTTGGCCAGGGTCTCTACGCGGCGGGATGCGCGCGGGACGGTGACCTCCACCCATGGCTCTCGTGATCTGCGCGCGAGATCGAGAAGCCGTTCGCGCTCCTTGCCCTTTATCCCGTAGATCGCCAGGAGGGTGGCGACTTCCTCCGAGGTGACCTCACGGAGCGCATTCTCCATCCTGTTGAGCACAGGTCCCGAGAAACCGCTGCGTTGCGCGACTTGCAGAGTCGTCAACTCAGACTCCTTGCGCAGTGCCTTGAGTTCTGCCGCTAGACCGCGCATCCGGGCCGTGCCGTTCTCGTTCATAGCAGGCATTCCATCATCGTGTGCGGTAATCGGCCACCGCGTGATCGTCAGCGTCGTTTCTGCTTCCGACATCGGTTCTGGCCCGCGATCGTTGTGTCCTATGGAGATCAAGGGTCTGACCCACCCGTACACGGGAGCCACCGCCTGCTCCCGCCTGTATGCCTACGGGCATACCTTCCGCTGGGCCAAAGGCGACCGCTACATCGCCGTCCTGCGCGGAACCTGTGTCGAGCAACGGCGGTACTTCATCATCAAAGACACCCTGCCGCGTCCGGTCCTCGAAGGACCGCAACCCCTCGCCGACGCCATCCCAGTCAACGGTGGTCACTGGTCCGACGACGACCTTCTGCGTCACTTCGCCGACGCCTGGGCCAAGAAGCGTGGCTGAGCACCTGACCCTCGACCAGCACGACCTCGTCACCGCGCTCGTCCTGCTGCGCAACAAGATCAGCGAACTCGTGGTCCGCGCGACCACCGAAGGCCCGTCCCGCTGCCCGTGGGCCGATTTGGCCCTGATCCTCGACACGACGGCGACCCTGTGCCGTCGGGAGGTCCTGCTGAACCCGCGACAGGCCGGAACATTTGGTGCCACACCGCCGATGCCATCAGCGACCGATCATGATCTGGAGGCTTGAATGGCCGATGATGTGCTGCGCGTCGACGGTGTCCGCCAAGAGGGCGACGCCCGTCGGACCGGTTCCTACCGATATGAAGTGGCTGATGGCTGCTTCTTGACGCTGTTCGACGACGGTCGCGTCCGCTTCCTGATCGATCCGCGGCCCGATCGCACGATCCGGGTGGTCAAGTCCAACGAGAGCAACAGGCCCGGCGCGAAGCTGATCGAGACCAAGTTCAAGGACTCCTGAGACCTGGCCACTTGGCTTCCGGCGCAACGGAAGTGGCCCCCCGCCCGGTCGTGCCGGCTGGGGGGCCACGCTGCCTCGCGTGCCTCTTGGTCAGAGGTTGCCGCGACGCTCCTGCTCGCGCTCGATGGCCTCGAACAGGGCCTTGAAGTTGCCCTTGCCGAAGCCGAGCGAGCCGTGGCGCTCGATCATCTCGTAGAACACCGTGGGGCGGTCGCCGATCGGCTTGGTGAAGATCTGCAGCAGGTACCCGTCCTCGTCGCGGTCGACCAGGATCTTGTTGTCCTTCAGCAGTTCGATCGGCACCCGCACCTCGCCGATCCGGGCGCGCAGCTCCGGGTCGTCGTAGTAGCTGTCGGGGATGTCGAGGAACTCCACGCCCGCCGCGCGCATGGCGGTGACGGTCTTGATGATGTCGTTGGTGGCCAGGGCGATGTGCTGGCACCCGGGGCCGCCGTAGAACTCCAGGTACTCGT from Alloactinosynnema sp. L-07 includes:
- a CDS encoding helix-turn-helix transcriptional regulator, with the translated sequence MNENGTARMRGLAAELKALRKESELTTLQVAQRSGFSGPVLNRMENALREVTSEEVATLLAIYGIKGKERERLLDLARRSREPWVEVTVPRASRRVETLANFEAEATHIAHGSMLRVPGLLQTADYMRTIAMISGAAPARVEDVVKGRLARQRVLVKRSAPSYLAIIDEMALRRRAGSDELMADQIQHILNVNELPNVDVRVIPFDHGVHPGLTGPYIMMDFAKGDAVMRFDHLHSWMFLDNTALISKYREMSDTLLRVAFPSAETVKFLRRLEAEFRVKAKRNGSWSHGVAEVQP
- a CDS encoding DUF397 domain-containing protein, with translation MDLGHTEWRKSSLSGGGGELDDEECVEIAFAPGRVGVRDSKNVAGGALVVTEGAWRSALRSLLS